The Lycium barbarum isolate Lr01 chromosome 11, ASM1917538v2, whole genome shotgun sequence genome contains the following window.
atttcttcccatcagtccaagccttggtggatagagttacctaGCACCTGTATTTGTGGGAGGTAACAGGTACCGCGtggaattagttgaggtgcgtgaaagctggcccggacaccacgattatttaaaaaaagaaaagaaaatatataGTGGAAAAGTACCAATCTTCTATATAGAATTAAATACAGGAGAAAGTAATATAGAACTACATAATTCCCGTAAACAACAACTGAATGTCTAAggattttcaaatataaaattcTAGCAAGAATAAGTCCTAGAACAGTTATATTTACTTTGAATCTTGAATTTGAATTCTCAAAGCTGTGATTTCTATATCTGGATAATGATTTTTTTGTAGAATTAGCACGTTAAAGGATGGTAGGAGATAATCAAATGAGAAGTTAATACAATGCTATTAGCCTAGCACAATAAGAAAGACAAGCAAATGTTGCAGAAATCAGAGTATGAAATAATTTTTTCTATCACCATTCTCCTTCTAATCTTCCAGTTCTCCAAAGAATAGCAGAATTTGAAAACAAGATAGTTTAGAACACTACCTTATCATTCTCATTTCCAGATTCGCCAACCCATAGTTTTCCTTCGGAGTCTCTCAAGCAAACAGCAGAATGGCCAGCATAAGCTCCAGATACCCATTTCTCTAAAGTTTCGAAACCACCCCAGCGACCTCTAATTTTCGAAATGGCAAGAAAATCTCCAGAATGTATTTCATCAGTAGTAAAGTTGGTGACCCATGGCTGCGGACGTTTTTCAAATGAAGCGCCCATATGTTTCTTTAGAAAACCGATATTTGAGTTCTCACCCCATCCAGTGTTCGTGAACAAAGGGAGAACATCCCATAGTGCTGAAAAAGTTCCTAACATTCCTGCTTGCATTAGGAAAATTGAGATACCTTTATGTTTGACCTGTTTCAATTTTATTCCGTTAGTCTCATGAATTATGCTCAAtgtaagggtaaggtctgcgtacactctaccctccccagaccccacttgtgggatttcactgggtatgttgttgttgttgttagtctCATGAATTATGCTCAAATTAGTGCCCTTTTAGCTTCATTTAAAGTCTCATGAATTATGCTCAAATTAGTGCCCTTTTAGCTTCATTTAAGAAATGATTGGGACTCACATATTCTAATTCAGCTTGAGACTCCCACTCTTTGATTTCGAGAGTATGTGCACGAGACAATATGTAGTAGTCCCATGTTACACGATATGGGGTTGCAAAGACGTAAAGGTCCATACATGTCCAACTGTGTGCATTGCTCACCTGCAAAATATTTTAATTGGAATACAAACATTGACATATTGAGAAGATAGATAAAGCATTGACACTAAAAATAGGAACTCGTTCCATCCAAGCATTGAAAAAGAAAAGGCACAAAGATAATTATAAAGCGGGTAAAAAATACAATTTATAACCTTCATCAATAATCTATACCATATACTAtgcgaagaacaaaaattaatAATGCATACAGATTttgccttccacaatatttccattCTCAACAAACACCACAACGTTGGTATTTCCAACATAGCTGAGCTACAATTTCAACTAAATTTTACCAAAATATAGTCAATGCAAAGACTGGGTTTCTGCGACAAGATACCTCTCGTCCGCGGCGTGCGAAAAAGTCTTAATGAATAACATTAGTCacacaaaagtcaactttagAGTTTCCCGTGAAGACGAGTAGAGCAAAGAATCAAGATTAAGTTTTTTTATGTCCACCCATCTTTTTCCAATCTATCTGGCAACCAAATCAACAGATATCTAATAGCAAAAGATATTCAGGACCAGCTGGGAATCACCTACATCAATATTCCACTTAAATttactcaaaaagaaaaaaaaatctaatgaATCAATCAACTATGCCTCAATCCCAGCTAATTGGGttcagctatatgaatcctctacATCCATTCTGCTCCATTTGGGCCCATTTAATTCCAATACAAGTACAAAATTTGTATTTCAAGGCAAATTATGGATTCTCCTCTCTAAAGCAAGAGGATCCAATATTTATACAAGTCTCTAACCAGACTAATAAGTCTACTGGTTAAACACCATAAGTAAGTGTAACACTAACAACTAATCCTTGTCGAAAAATACTAAACACAAGGGAAAATGTCATCTTTCAGACCCAATTTACGAAAAGGAACAAAATTGAAATGTGCTAAACTATATTCCCAGACAGCTGATCTACAGTACTATTTATGCATTCACGTGAACCCAATAGCATTTTCCCAAGCCCTATATAATTAATAAGAGATCCACTAAATATCTCATATATTCTTGGTTTATTAACTTGAGGTCGCTAGTATGTATTAAGAATCCACTATATATCTACAAACATTTGACTGTGAACTCATATATTGTTATATATTAACTTGAGGTTAGTAGGGAATTCATAAAATTCAAATCTTGGAACCACCTTTGTTCTCAAACTCCCCAAGAAAGAACCATACTGCCTTGTAGCTACCCAAAAAGTTATAAACAAGGCCTAACTTCTATATAAGAAAAACAACAAAAGATACAGCAAAACAAAATGAAATTCTGAAAACAATGAAGAAAGTACCAAAACAGATTTGGGGTATACCTTAATATGAAGGGTGCCACCACCAAATTGAGTATTAGACTTGTTATGAAGCTCTAACCAAGCAATATTCTTGTAAAAGCATGCACCTTTCCACTCCAAAGTATTATTCCCTTCAATTGGAGCAACCCCAACAAAAGTGGGCATTAAGTCCACTGCACTGTGAAGAGAGTTTAGTATAGGCCATGAAATTTGTCTTGGTAATAATGGAAGAATATCTTTTGGATTAAATGGTATTTTAAACCCATGTATATGACATGGTAAGAGCTGAAAAAGGAACAAGAAAGTAATAAAGCTGTGATTTTTCAAGATTGTAGCCATGGATGTCTTCTATGGAAGCTTTGTTTGTTCAATAgatgttttttcttttttgacaaAAAATTTGATCCACATGCCTCTAAGTTCTAACTTTATTTCATTCGTTTACTTATACGTGAAGATCTTTCCAATTTCATTTATTTCGAGTTTCTGACCaagaaaaatgacaaaaatggttccCATTATGTTTGAAGATaggtttaaaatatttttttaagtaTGAATTAAATTTGGTCTTTTAAGTTTGTTGAAAGTTCACACTTTAGCTTTCATTATATTCACGACGGAAATAGATAAAGTCAAAGATTTAATCATAAACATCACGAAAGTCTATCAAATTCTAAAATATCT
Protein-coding sequences here:
- the LOC132619108 gene encoding uncharacterized protein LOC132619108, which produces MATILKNHSFITFLFLFQLLPCHIHGFKIPFNPKDILPLLPRQISWPILNSLHSAVDLMPTFVGVAPIEGNNTLEWKGACFYKNIAWLELHNKSNTQFGGGTLHIKVSNAHSWTCMDLYVFATPYRVTWDYYILSRAHTLEIKEWESQAELEYVKHKGISIFLMQAGMLGTFSALWDVLPLFTNTGWGENSNIGFLKKHMGASFEKRPQPWVTNFTTDEIHSGDFLAISKIRGRWGGFETLEKWVSGAYAGHSAVCLRDSEGKLWVGESGNENDKGEDVIAILPWEDWWEFELTKDDSNPHIALLPLHPDLRAKFNETAAWEYAKSMASKPYGYHNLIFSWIDTIDGNYPSPLDAHLVASVMTVWNQLQPAYAGNMWNEALNKRLGTQNLSLPDVLVEVEKRGSSFAKLLTIPEQDDWVYSDGKSTSCVAFILEMYKEAGLFGELASSIQVTEFTIKDAYSLKFFENNSSRLPKWCNADDNVELPFCQVRGKYRMELPGYNSMDPYPHMNERCPSMPPKYYRPQSC